GACCGCTGTAGGCGCCACCGGGCACGCTGATCACGGTCAGCACGCTGGTCTCGGTGGCGACCACCGAGAACGAGACAGTCCACCACGGCAGGCGGCCCTCGCCCACGAAGTAGTCCTTGGCGGATTTCTGCTTCCCGGACAGGCGTAGTCCGACGAAGGCGATCACCACGAGATACAGCACGATCACGACAAGGTCGAGTTGACGCACGGTTCACTCCCCACCCAGCGGTTGTCAATAAGTGACGTTGGCCCACAGTAACTCGAAACTTTTTGCCAGTGCCCCTCCGGGCTGGTTACGCTGTGGTTTCAGCCTGCTGATAGAGGGCGCGTCGGCCCAGCAGGACGGCCCGGTGGCACTCGGCGGCTGAACACCAGCGAGAGGAACGAACACCGGATGGACCTCAGCACCCTCGGCACCGAGACCCGCAACGACAAGACCACCGACCTCGACCGGATGTCGCCCACCGAACTGCTCCTCGCCATGAACGACGAGGACCGCTCGGTCGCGGACGCCGTTCGCCGGGCCGTGCCGGACATCGCGGCCGCCGTCGACGTCGTCGTGGCGTCGCTGCGCCGGGGTGGCCGGTTGATCTACCTCGGCGCGGGCACCAGCGGCCGGATCGGCATGCTCGACGCCGTCGAGATCCCACCCACCTTCGGTACGCCGCCCGACCGGGTTCTCGGCCTGCTCGCCGGCGGGGCGGGCGCCTTCGGCGTCGCCGTCGAGGGCGCGGAGGACGACCCCGCCGGCGCCGTCGCCGACCTCGACGCGATCGGCCTCACCGACCGCGACACGGTGGTCGGGCTCGCGGCCAGCGGCCGTACACCCTATGTGGTGGGTGGGTTGGCGCACGCCCGCGCGCGCGGAGCGGCCACCGTCTCCGTCGCCTGCAACACCGACGCGGTGATCAGCCGGCACGCCGACGTCGCCATCGAGGTGCCCACCGGCCCCGAGGTCCTCACCGGCTCCACCCGGCTCAAGGCCGGCACCGCCGAGAAGCTCGTCTGCAACATGCTCTCGACCGCGACGATGGCCCGGCTCGGCAAGGTCTACGGCAACCTCATGGTGGACATGAACGCCACCAACGAGAAGCTCGTCGACCGGGCACGCCGGATCGTCGCCGAGGCCGCCGACA
The DNA window shown above is from Micromonospora lupini and carries:
- the murQ gene encoding N-acetylmuramic acid 6-phosphate etherase translates to MDLSTLGTETRNDKTTDLDRMSPTELLLAMNDEDRSVADAVRRAVPDIAAAVDVVVASLRRGGRLIYLGAGTSGRIGMLDAVEIPPTFGTPPDRVLGLLAGGAGAFGVAVEGAEDDPAGAVADLDAIGLTDRDTVVGLAASGRTPYVVGGLAHARARGAATVSVACNTDAVISRHADVAIEVPTGPEVLTGSTRLKAGTAEKLVCNMLSTATMARLGKVYGNLMVDMNATNEKLVDRARRIVAEAADTDLDAAARALAAAHGHAKTAIVLLLAHCTAEEAAARLRAADDDVRAAVAA